The nucleotide sequence AAGATGGGAGCCGGGGAAGGCCTGGGGGCCAAACTGGCGCTGGGTTCCGCCCGGTTGTGTGAGGCCTATGGCCATCCGGAGCTGGCGATGGCGGTCAAGAAGCAGGAACTGCCGGCCTATGACCCGCGGGGTGTGCAGGGCCATGGTTTGCAGTATGCTACCTCCAACCGGGGTGGCTGCCATGTGCGGGGTTACATGATTTCCCCGGAAATTCTGGGCTTGCCGGAGAAACTGGACCGGTTCTCCCTGGAGGGGAAAGCGGAATGGGTGAAGGTATTCCAGGACCTGACGGCAGTAATCGACAGCCTGGGGCTGTGCCTGTTCACCTCCTTTGCCCTGGGGGCGCAGGATTATGCCGACCTGTATAATGCCGCCACCGGGGAAAACCTGACAGCAGAACAACTGCTGGCCTGCGGGGAACGGATCTGGAACAATGAGCGCCTGTTCAACCTGCAGGAGGGCTATACCGCTCAGGACGATACCCTGCCCCGGCGTTTACTGGAAGAGCCCATTCCGGACGGGCCGTCCAAGGGCAGTGTGCACCGGCTGGCAGAACTGTTGCCTGTCTATTACCAGGTGCGGGGCTGGGATGAAAACGGAGTGCCAACAGCGGCCAGGAGACAGGAACTGGGGTTATAAAGAGAGAAAGAGGGCTTCCCGGACTGGGAAGTCCTCTTTTCTCTATGGTATAATAAAAAGAAAAGGGTGATGGCAGATGAAGGTAACGGTAAAATTGTTTGCGACTTTACGCACCGGACGCTTTAAGGTGGAGACCCGGGAGTATCCGGAGGGAACCACGGTAGGGCGAATTGTGGAGGAACTGGGCATTCCGGAGGAGGAGCTGGCCCTGATCCTGGTCAATGGCCGGGATGTAGAACTGGAGCATCAGCTGACAGATGGGGATACGCTGTCTCTGTTCCCACC is from Carboxydocella sporoproducens DSM 16521 and encodes:
- a CDS encoding aldehyde ferredoxin oxidoreductase C-terminal domain-containing protein; its protein translation is KMGAGEGLGAKLALGSARLCEAYGHPELAMAVKKQELPAYDPRGVQGHGLQYATSNRGGCHVRGYMISPEILGLPEKLDRFSLEGKAEWVKVFQDLTAVIDSLGLCLFTSFALGAQDYADLYNAATGENLTAEQLLACGERIWNNERLFNLQEGYTAQDDTLPRRLLEEPIPDGPSKGSVHRLAELLPVYYQVRGWDENGVPTAARRQELGL
- a CDS encoding MoaD/ThiS family protein — encoded protein: MKVTVKLFATLRTGRFKVETREYPEGTTVGRIVEELGIPEEELALILVNGRDVELEHQLTDGDTLSLFPPVGGG